In a single window of the Pseudobacteriovorax antillogorgiicola genome:
- a CDS encoding DUF1963 domain-containing protein, with amino-acid sequence MESFEKKFSQTKHRSLFNKVQRLIEPCVYVIPTKDQPSTGVSKIGGRPDLPESFVWPKDHSSGEVLSFLLQLNLSECPSISGLPEKGILYFFIGSQDDASSITNSVVYSTEDSSFTASLESYGKEFKECALEFREGVGVVDLGYFSLHEKEFEEMEELLEDHRTDIYELYKSITAAIGNTSKAQILGPCSRPHDPDEIEDNLKLLLLLPSFRDLELCWWDSGELLFHIDSEDLGSGRFDRTLCSVYST; translated from the coding sequence GTGGAAAGTTTTGAGAAGAAGTTTAGCCAAACAAAACATCGATCCCTTTTTAACAAAGTTCAAAGGTTGATCGAACCTTGTGTTTACGTTATCCCAACGAAGGATCAGCCATCTACGGGCGTTTCTAAGATCGGCGGTAGACCCGACTTACCTGAATCATTTGTGTGGCCTAAAGATCATTCTAGCGGTGAAGTTTTATCCTTCCTACTTCAATTGAATCTATCCGAATGTCCTTCAATATCGGGTTTGCCTGAGAAAGGTATACTCTACTTCTTCATCGGGTCACAGGATGATGCAAGCTCCATTACTAACTCGGTAGTCTATTCTACAGAAGATTCGAGTTTTACTGCATCATTAGAATCATACGGAAAAGAATTCAAAGAGTGTGCCTTGGAATTTAGAGAAGGAGTAGGGGTAGTTGACCTCGGGTACTTTAGTCTCCACGAAAAGGAGTTTGAGGAGATGGAGGAGCTACTTGAGGATCACCGAACGGATATTTATGAACTCTATAAATCTATTACAGCGGCCATAGGTAATACGTCAAAGGCACAAATCCTAGGTCCTTGTTCAAGGCCTCATGATCCAGACGAAATTGAGGATAACCTCAAGCTACTTCTTCTATTACCCTCCTTCAGGGATTTGGAACTCTGCTGGTGGGACTCCGGTGAGCTTCTGTTCCATATTGATTCAGAAGATCTGGGCTCAGGTAGATTTGATCGAACTCTTTGCTCAGTCTATTCTACGTGA